One genomic window of Serinus canaria isolate serCan28SL12 chromosome 4, serCan2020, whole genome shotgun sequence includes the following:
- the EGR4 gene encoding early growth response protein 4 has protein sequence MLNVMDFSCPDPLYSKYEESCEMKTGDLQGLGQPEQQLLAEADFLGGELLGVPGSGGAVDYSLLGSQPSPSLSYTGSFFIKAVPEHPQDQESLFNLMSGILGISPFASSEGHQRHLDALYPCPEVAPSQLDLYSSCQPEMSGSSPAPFPEPGYGAFPAAEGAQPLPGNTSQCFFQPKLLDSKQDIKLSSGSPPLDKFKGTCAQWEPLSQQHQAYLPAGFHSPEGFPATESQGLFPPLGSKMESALSVSCQPELGSLAEDAACFGTHLGFGCEPENFPARGDFADGKIHALPGPLMPDFDASLAQPEVLPGLLSSAELLHPHPSPSVPPAEFLGHAAAPSLPSLLPATPPALAEPKKKARRSKCSSKCFCPKPHEKAFACPVENCIRSFARSDELNRHLRIHTGHKPFQCRICLRNFSRSDHLTTHIRTHTGEKPFSCDTCGRRFARSDEKKRHSKVHLKQKARSEEKLKGLGFFSVGLSFGTL, from the exons ATGCTCAACGTTATGGATTTCTCCTGCCCGGATCCTCTTTACTCCAAGTACGAAGAGAGCTGCGAGATGAAAACCGGAGAcctgcagggcttggggcagcctGAGCAGCAACTTCTGGCAGAGGCCGATTTCCTCGGAG GTGAGCTGCTGGGTGTCcccggcagcggcggggccgTGGATTactccctgctgggcagccagcCCTCCCCTTCTCTCAGCTACACCGGCAGCTTCTTCATCAAGGCGGTCCCGGAGCACCCGCAGGACCAGGAATCCCTCTTCAACCTGATGTCGGGCATTCTGGGCATCTCCCCCTTCGCCTCCTCCGAGGGCCACCAGAGGCACCTGGACGCTCTTTACCCCTGTCCCGAGGTGGCTCCGAGCCAGCTGGACCTGTACTCGTCGTGCCAGCCCGAGATGAGCGGGTCCAGCCCGGCCCCGTTCCCGGAGCCGGGCTACGGCGCCTTCCCCGCGGCCgagggggctcagcccctgccgGGAAACACCTCCCAGTGCTTCTTCCAGCCCAAGCTCCTGGACAGCAAGCAGGACATCAAGCTGTCCTCCGGCTCCCCGCCCCTGGACAAGTTCAAAGGCACCTGTGCCCAGTGGgagcccctctcccagcagcaccaggcctACCTGCCCGCCGGCTTCCACTCCCCCGAAGGCTTCCCGGCCACCGAGAGCCAGGGGCTGTTCCCCCCGCTGGGCTCCAAGATGGAGAGCGCCTTGTCCGTCAGCTGCCAGCCGGAGCTCggcagcctggcagaggacGCCGCCTGCTTTGGAACCCATCTGGGCTTCGGCTGCGAGCCAGAGAACTTCCCGGCCCGCGGGGACTTCGCCGACGGCAAGATCCACGCCCTCCCCGGGCCATTGATGCCGGACTTCGACGCCTCTCTGGCCCAGCCCGAGGTCCTGCCGGGCCTGCTGAGCTCCGCCGAGCTCCTCCATCCTCACCCCTCTCCTTCCGTGCCCCCCGCGGAGTTCCTGGGCCACGCCGCGGCCCCCTcgctgccctccctgctgcccgcCACCCCTCCCGCGCTGGCCGAGCCCAAGAAGAAGGCGCGGCGCAGCAAGTGCTCCTCCAAGTGCTTCTGCCCCAAGCCCCACGAGAAGGCGTTCGCCTGCCCGGTGGAGAACTGCATCCGCAGCTTCGCCCGCTCCGACGAGCTCAACCGGCACCTGCGCATCCACACGGGCCACAAGCCCTTCCAGTGCCGCATCTGCCTGCGCAACTTCAGCCGCAGCGACCACCTCACCACGCACATCCGCACGCACACGGGCGAGAAGCCCTTCTCCTGCGACACCTGCGGCCGCCGCTTCGCCCGCTCGGACGAGAAGAAGCGGCACAGCAAGGTGCACCTCAAGCAGAAAGCGCGGAGCGAGGAGAAGCTCAAGGGCTTGGGCTTCTTCTCCGTGGGGCTCTCCTTCGGCACCCTCTGA